Proteins encoded in a region of the Chryseobacterium piperi genome:
- a CDS encoding PASTA domain-containing protein codes for MLKSLFNWKVLLNLLVAIGVFVGLVWLTFRWLEYHTNHGQEIPVPNVVNRSVHEAVKILDDAGLGYEVDSATYDPKYRPFQVLKMSPSPGSHVKDGRAIHLMVNPRSWAPVAVPDVINKYSGLAFQRIDQVGLKVGDTIFEPSIQKDAILRILFKGNVVKPGSLIPRFSTIDLVVGSGPMRNITIPNVVGYTVKDARAVIARSLFEVGLVEHEDGSKDESDIIYYQDPASGDVRDQGMQIDLWASKKTPAELRFKIEELNSIYRMKVDTSLPPIQYQEVPIHQEPVYEPAPVPIHKKEVPKVEPAKTEAPKAAATKPVTTEAKPKTTDNKPKTSTSTPSGNNTGSNNKAATTSPAQQPAQKPKAKKVVVE; via the coding sequence ATGCTTAAATCACTTTTCAATTGGAAAGTTTTGTTGAACTTGTTAGTAGCCATCGGTGTTTTTGTGGGGTTGGTATGGCTTACGTTTCGTTGGTTAGAATATCACACCAATCACGGTCAGGAAATACCGGTTCCCAATGTTGTTAATAGATCTGTACACGAAGCTGTCAAAATATTAGATGATGCCGGACTTGGTTATGAGGTAGATAGTGCTACTTATGATCCTAAATACAGACCTTTTCAGGTTCTTAAAATGTCACCATCACCTGGCTCTCATGTAAAAGATGGCCGGGCTATTCATTTAATGGTAAATCCTAGAAGCTGGGCTCCTGTCGCAGTTCCAGATGTTATTAATAAATATTCAGGATTAGCCTTCCAGAGAATAGATCAGGTTGGTTTGAAGGTAGGTGATACTATTTTTGAACCTAGTATCCAGAAAGATGCTATACTTAGAATATTATTTAAAGGAAATGTAGTGAAGCCGGGATCGTTGATTCCTAGATTTTCTACCATTGACCTGGTAGTAGGTTCCGGACCTATGAGAAATATTACCATTCCTAATGTGGTGGGGTATACTGTGAAAGATGCCCGTGCAGTTATTGCCAGAAGTTTATTTGAAGTAGGATTGGTAGAACATGAAGACGGAAGTAAGGATGAATCTGATATTATCTATTATCAGGATCCTGCTTCGGGAGATGTAAGGGACCAGGGAATGCAGATCGACCTTTGGGCTAGTAAGAAAACACCTGCTGAACTTCGATTCAAGATTGAAGAATTGAACTCGATATATCGTATGAAAGTGGATACTTCTCTTCCTCCGATACAATATCAGGAAGTTCCAATTCATCAGGAGCCTGTTTATGAACCAGCTCCGGTGCCAATTCATAAAAAAGAAGTTCCTAAAGTAGAACCGGCTAAGACGGAAGCTCCAAAAGCTGCTGCAACAAAACCGGTAACTACTGAAGCGAAGCCTAAAACGACGGACAATAAACCTAAAACTTCTACCAGTACTCCTTCGGGAAATAATACGGGAAGTAACAATAAGGCAGCGACTACTAGTCCTGCGCAACAACCGGCTCAAAAGCCTAAAGCTAAGAAAGTCGTAGTAGAATAA
- a CDS encoding D-alanine--D-alanine ligase gives MSKKSVAVVMGGYSDEYVVSLKSGQLIYDSLDRDLYDVYKVVVLKEKWYFLDQNNKEYPINRGDFSVTLENNEQLKFDVCFNIIHGTPGENGILQAYWDAIGQTYTGCSFYQSALTFNKKDTLAVLAKYGIPSAKSVYLKKGDPINADEIVDVLGLPLFVKPNQSGSSLGISKVKDKSELLPATEIAFKEDQEILIESFLDGMEVSVGVIDFKGETIVLGITEIVPQNEFFDYEAKYEGASEEITPARIDEATTKRVEEISKRAYDSLGMSGFSRSEYILMDGIPYMLEMNTNPGFSPASILPQQAKHYGISIMDLCGNEVEKALAKKSN, from the coding sequence ATGAGCAAAAAAAGTGTTGCCGTAGTTATGGGAGGCTATTCTGATGAATATGTCGTTTCTTTAAAAAGCGGTCAATTAATTTATGACTCTTTAGACAGGGATCTATATGATGTTTATAAAGTAGTTGTTTTAAAAGAAAAGTGGTATTTTCTGGATCAAAATAATAAAGAATACCCTATCAACAGAGGTGACTTCTCTGTAACATTAGAGAATAATGAACAATTAAAATTTGATGTCTGCTTTAATATTATCCACGGGACACCGGGTGAAAATGGCATCCTCCAAGCTTACTGGGATGCAATAGGCCAAACCTATACCGGATGTAGTTTTTATCAGAGTGCTTTAACATTCAATAAAAAAGATACCTTAGCTGTATTGGCAAAATATGGAATTCCTTCAGCAAAAAGTGTCTATCTGAAAAAAGGAGACCCTATCAATGCAGATGAAATTGTAGATGTTCTTGGCCTTCCATTATTCGTTAAACCTAACCAATCAGGATCTTCCCTTGGAATATCCAAAGTGAAAGATAAGTCTGAATTGCTGCCAGCTACTGAAATTGCTTTTAAAGAAGATCAGGAAATTTTAATTGAAAGCTTCCTCGATGGAATGGAAGTTTCTGTGGGAGTAATCGATTTTAAAGGAGAAACTATTGTTTTAGGGATTACAGAAATTGTTCCTCAAAATGAATTCTTTGATTATGAGGCTAAATATGAAGGCGCATCAGAAGAAATTACCCCGGCAAGAATTGATGAAGCTACGACAAAAAGAGTAGAGGAAATTTCAAAACGGGCATATGACTCTCTTGGGATGAGCGGTTTTTCGCGTAGCGAATATATTTTAATGGATGGCATTCCATATATGCTGGAAATGAATACCAATCCTGGATTCTCTCCGGCAAGTATTTTACCTCAGCAGGCGAAACATTATGGAATTTCCATTATGGATCTTTGTGGAAATGAAGTTGAAAAAGCATTAGCGAAAAAATCGAATTGA
- a CDS encoding four helix bundle protein, which produces MDFNQTFRERTKDFSIAIIKSLSSLPYADDIAVIRKQIIRSSTSVAANYRAMSRARSEKERFAKICIVVEEIDETQLWLEIIEELEYLDSEKILLLKSECDELVKVMTKYKFTLSQK; this is translated from the coding sequence ATGGACTTTAACCAAACTTTTAGAGAAAGAACTAAAGATTTTTCAATTGCTATTATTAAATCACTTTCTTCATTACCTTACGCAGATGACATTGCTGTTATCAGAAAACAGATTATAAGATCGTCTACTTCAGTTGCTGCCAATTACAGAGCAATGTCAAGAGCCAGATCTGAAAAAGAAAGATTTGCCAAAATATGTATTGTTGTGGAAGAGATTGATGAAACACAGCTTTGGCTTGAAATCATTGAAGAATTAGAATATTTAGATTCAGAAAAAATTTTATTATTAAAATCAGAATGTGACGAATTAGTAAAGGTTATGACAAAATATAAATTCACTTTATCTCAAAAATAA
- the coaD gene encoding pantetheine-phosphate adenylyltransferase, giving the protein MKIAVFPGSFDPITLGHYDIIERAAPLFDKLIIAIGQNSQKRYMFPLEKRMEFIQNSVSEFPNVEVDYFEGLTVDYCFEKNAQFILRGLRNPADFEFEKAIAHTNRTLAHKKLETVFLLTSSGKSFISSSIVREIINHGGEYELLVPDSVRVEK; this is encoded by the coding sequence ATGAAAATTGCTGTTTTTCCAGGATCTTTCGATCCTATTACCCTAGGACATTATGACATTATAGAAAGAGCAGCTCCTCTTTTCGATAAGCTGATTATTGCTATCGGACAGAACTCTCAAAAGAGATATATGTTTCCTCTAGAGAAACGGATGGAGTTTATTCAAAATTCGGTTTCAGAATTTCCCAATGTGGAGGTAGATTACTTTGAAGGCCTTACTGTAGATTACTGTTTTGAGAAAAATGCTCAATTCATTCTCCGTGGTCTCAGAAATCCCGCAGATTTTGAATTTGAAAAAGCGATAGCTCATACCAACAGAACCCTGGCTCATAAAAAATTAGAAACCGTATTCTTACTTACCTCATCAGGAAAATCTTTCATCAGCAGTAGTATTGTAAGAGAAATCATTAACCACGGAGGTGAATATGAACTACTGGTTCCGGATTCAGTAAGAGTAGAAAAATAA
- a CDS encoding RsmD family RNA methyltransferase, which produces MYRIIAGKWKAKKIAAPRNFDVRPTTDFAKEALFSILENKYDMQSISVLDLFAGIGSISLEFASRGCKDVTSVEMNPKHTGFINSTAAELDMTVQINVQRGDVTDWLKKFRNKKSFEIVFSDAPFETEEKKYYEIISLVLNNKYLKENGVLIVEHQSRLKFDHPNLIDTRKYGNVSFSFFEPNKEETNNQEI; this is translated from the coding sequence ATGTATAGAATCATCGCAGGCAAATGGAAAGCCAAAAAAATAGCTGCTCCCAGAAACTTTGACGTAAGGCCAACAACAGACTTTGCAAAGGAAGCTCTGTTTAGTATTTTGGAAAATAAATACGATATGCAATCAATTTCAGTACTGGATCTTTTTGCAGGTATCGGCTCTATTTCCCTGGAATTTGCTTCAAGAGGATGCAAGGATGTAACATCTGTAGAAATGAACCCTAAACATACAGGATTTATTAATTCTACAGCTGCAGAACTGGACATGACTGTGCAAATTAATGTACAAAGAGGTGATGTCACAGACTGGTTAAAAAAATTCAGAAATAAAAAGTCCTTCGAAATTGTTTTTTCCGATGCCCCTTTTGAGACGGAGGAAAAAAAATATTACGAGATCATTTCTCTGGTACTGAACAATAAATATCTGAAAGAAAACGGAGTTCTGATTGTAGAGCACCAGAGTCGTCTAAAGTTTGATCATCCTAATCTGATCGATACCAGAAAATACGGAAATGTCAGTTTCAGTTTTTTTGAACCTAATAAAGAGGAAACCAACAATCAGGAAATTTAA
- a CDS encoding metallophosphoesterase family protein, which produces MTKVLLLSDSHSYIDDRILEYARQADEIWHCGDFGSFEIIEQLEKIKPLKGVYGNIDNAKIRSEFPEVNRFFCENLEVLMIHIGGYPGKYTPLAKKEITEKAPKLFISGHSHILKAMFESKNNLLHLNPGACGKQGWHKTRTMMRFVVDHDEVKDLEIIELGPK; this is translated from the coding sequence ATGACAAAAGTCCTTCTCCTTTCAGACTCTCACTCCTATATTGATGATCGGATTTTAGAATATGCCAGACAGGCAGATGAAATTTGGCATTGTGGTGACTTTGGAAGTTTTGAAATTATCGAACAACTAGAAAAAATCAAGCCGCTAAAAGGAGTCTATGGAAATATTGACAATGCGAAAATCCGTTCTGAGTTTCCTGAAGTAAATCGTTTTTTCTGCGAAAACCTGGAAGTTTTAATGATCCATATCGGTGGTTACCCCGGGAAGTATACACCTTTGGCCAAAAAAGAAATTACAGAAAAGGCGCCAAAATTATTTATATCAGGGCATTCCCATATTTTAAAAGCCATGTTTGAATCTAAAAATAACCTGCTCCACCTTAATCCAGGTGCTTGTGGAAAACAGGGATGGCACAAAACGAGAACGATGATGCGCTTTGTAGTAGATCATGACGAAGTAAAAGATCTTGAGATCATTGAATTAGGACCGAAATAA
- a CDS encoding trimeric intracellular cation channel family protein, protein MHEQLNFIIEVLGTIAFSMSGSFAAMQKRLDPFGVLIIAFVTSVGGGTVRDLLLDLPVFWMHDLLTCAVIIITSIFTMVFKSLEKNFRVTLFIFDSFGLGLFTIIGVQKGLNVNIHPLICIGLGTITGCFGGIIRDILLNRIPLIFRKEIYATACIVGGAAFLLMTKYTNMSYTFIQIFTILLIVGIRTLAVKYHWQIPKFYGHDQNSEM, encoded by the coding sequence ATGCACGAACAGCTCAACTTTATTATAGAAGTGCTTGGAACCATTGCCTTTTCGATGTCGGGAAGTTTTGCGGCCATGCAAAAGCGTCTTGATCCTTTCGGGGTTCTGATTATTGCGTTTGTAACTTCTGTGGGAGGTGGAACTGTAAGGGATTTGCTTCTTGATCTACCGGTATTCTGGATGCATGATCTATTAACCTGCGCTGTTATTATCATCACCAGTATATTCACTATGGTTTTTAAGTCTTTAGAAAAGAATTTCCGGGTGACCTTATTTATTTTTGACAGTTTCGGGCTTGGATTATTTACCATTATTGGTGTCCAAAAAGGGTTAAATGTGAATATTCACCCCTTAATCTGTATTGGTTTAGGAACTATTACCGGTTGTTTTGGGGGAATTATCAGAGACATCTTACTCAACAGAATTCCTTTGATCTTTAGAAAAGAAATTTATGCAACAGCATGTATTGTTGGAGGTGCAGCTTTTCTGTTAATGACCAAATATACCAATATGTCCTACACTTTCATTCAGATCTTTACTATTCTACTGATTGTAGGAATACGGACTTTAGCTGTAAAATACCATTGGCAGATTCCAAAGTTTTATGGTCATGATCAAAACTCAGAAATGTAA
- the hemW gene encoding radical SAM family heme chaperone HemW — protein sequence MIYIHIPFCKQKCSYCNFHFSTSLQSKDEMLSAMKKEIFLRKDELQNKTLQSLYFGGGTPSILSGDEINSLVDEVLKYFSFEKDIEITLEANPDDLDKDFLKDLSKSPVNRLSIGTQSFFDEDLKLMNRAHNASEAEGSIKRAQDFGFENLSIDLIYGSPTSNLEIWKENLNKTIALEVPHISSYALTVEPKTALNDWILKGKVANPKEEEQNKEFYYLSDFLKDHGFDHYEVSNFAKPGFYSRHNSSYWKYKEYLGIGPSAHSYNGYDVRSWNVANNQQYIKKLNSNLLAKESEILSQEDQFNEMMMIGLRTMWGVDLGSLNSKFPEEFLQKSQNEIQQKISEGILIVENNHLKIPEKHWFMADGIASDLFLI from the coding sequence ATGATTTATATTCACATTCCTTTCTGCAAACAGAAATGCAGTTATTGTAATTTTCATTTCTCCACATCTTTGCAATCTAAAGATGAAATGCTTTCTGCTATGAAGAAAGAGATCTTTCTGAGAAAAGATGAACTGCAGAATAAAACTCTTCAGTCTCTTTACTTTGGAGGTGGGACTCCTTCTATTCTTTCAGGTGATGAAATCAACTCCTTAGTCGATGAGGTTTTGAAATATTTTAGTTTTGAAAAAGATATAGAAATTACACTGGAGGCGAATCCGGATGATTTAGATAAGGACTTTCTTAAAGACTTGTCCAAATCGCCTGTTAATCGCTTGTCAATTGGGACGCAGAGCTTTTTTGATGAAGATCTTAAACTAATGAATCGTGCTCATAATGCATCAGAAGCCGAAGGTTCTATTAAAAGGGCACAGGATTTTGGATTTGAAAATTTAAGTATTGATTTGATTTATGGTTCCCCGACCTCTAACCTGGAGATCTGGAAAGAAAATTTAAATAAGACCATAGCTCTGGAAGTTCCTCATATTTCTTCATATGCATTGACGGTAGAGCCTAAAACTGCCTTAAATGACTGGATTTTGAAAGGGAAAGTTGCCAATCCCAAGGAAGAAGAACAAAACAAAGAGTTCTATTATCTTTCAGACTTTTTAAAAGATCACGGATTTGATCACTATGAGGTTTCTAATTTTGCAAAACCAGGCTTTTATTCCAGACATAATTCTTCGTATTGGAAGTACAAAGAATATTTAGGAATCGGTCCCTCTGCTCATTCTTATAACGGATATGATGTAAGGAGCTGGAATGTTGCTAATAATCAGCAATACATTAAAAAATTGAATTCAAACCTATTGGCTAAGGAATCGGAAATCCTTTCCCAGGAAGACCAGTTTAATGAAATGATGATGATCGGTTTGAGGACAATGTGGGGCGTAGATCTGGGGAGTTTAAACAGCAAGTTCCCGGAAGAGTTTTTACAAAAATCTCAAAATGAAATTCAACAGAAAATATCAGAGGGTATTTTAATCGTTGAAAATAATCATTTAAAAATTCCTGAAAAACATTGGTTTATGGCAGACGGGATTGCTTCAGATTTGTTCTTGATTTGA
- a CDS encoding PorP/SprF family type IX secretion system membrane protein: MRKLYAIVCLALLSNAYKAQETLPYYQQYLLDGEFLFNPAQYGKTDYVQLNLNYQQQFSKFNESPNVQSIGINANIFDRVGAGISVFRDSNGPISAGGITAGASYFIPLSSEGERKDQFSFGTSVSFYNMNFDYSKLHTEDGYDPLLEGERNIFMAYANFGLAATFKNLFGGVSVNDIALTNDESIVNGREPSPIKFFLNLGYDWHFADNMYVTPSVLVNLNTNSTRTIDGNLMATFFNDINSFSFGVSYRTVQNRFDNQQLSISPIVKVRFNKFMVGATYNLGLSDIQTYGGNSFMIGLGYNFDNFINHRGYRY; this comes from the coding sequence ATGAGAAAACTATATGCTATAGTGTGTTTGGCTCTTTTGTCAAATGCATACAAAGCACAAGAAACATTACCATATTATCAACAATATCTTTTAGATGGTGAGTTTCTGTTCAACCCGGCACAATACGGTAAAACAGACTATGTTCAGCTCAACCTTAACTATCAACAACAATTTTCAAAATTTAACGAATCCCCTAATGTACAATCAATAGGGATCAATGCTAATATTTTTGACAGAGTTGGTGCAGGGATATCTGTTTTTAGAGATAGTAATGGGCCTATTTCTGCAGGTGGGATTACAGCGGGTGCTTCTTATTTTATCCCATTAAGTAGCGAGGGAGAAAGAAAAGACCAGTTCTCTTTTGGTACAAGCGTTAGTTTTTATAATATGAACTTTGATTATTCAAAACTTCACACAGAGGATGGATATGACCCATTATTAGAAGGAGAAAGAAATATTTTCATGGCTTATGCTAACTTTGGTTTGGCGGCTACCTTTAAAAATCTCTTCGGAGGAGTTTCTGTTAACGATATTGCTTTGACGAATGATGAATCTATTGTTAACGGACGTGAGCCGTCGCCAATTAAATTCTTCTTAAACTTAGGGTATGACTGGCATTTTGCAGACAATATGTATGTAACACCGTCTGTGTTGGTTAATTTAAATACCAATTCTACAAGAACAATTGATGGTAACCTAATGGCAACGTTTTTTAATGATATCAACTCATTCTCTTTCGGGGTAAGCTATAGAACAGTTCAAAACAGATTTGACAACCAGCAGTTAAGTATTTCACCGATTGTGAAAGTGAGATTTAATAAGTTTATGGTAGGAGCTACCTATAACCTTGGATTATCTGATATTCAGACGTATGGTGGTAATAGCTTTATGATTGGACTGGGTTATAATTTTGATAACTTCATTAATCATAGAGGATATAGATATTAA
- a CDS encoding dihydrofolate reductase — translation MTTIVVAMGEKNEIGFNNQLLWHLPKDLKHFKDLTSGHPIIMGRKTYESIGKPLPNRTNIVISRKKDWFEEGILIVGSIKEAVKFAKKIDENVFIIGGGNIYEQTIDMADRLEITLVKADLEADTFFPKINGKVWKKVDEICHEKDEKNQYDFCFQTFEKIKSE, via the coding sequence ATGACAACAATTGTGGTAGCAATGGGAGAGAAGAATGAAATTGGTTTTAACAACCAGTTGCTTTGGCATCTTCCTAAGGATTTAAAGCACTTTAAAGATTTAACTTCGGGACATCCGATCATCATGGGAAGAAAGACTTATGAAAGTATCGGAAAGCCGCTTCCCAATCGTACCAATATTGTAATTTCAAGAAAGAAGGACTGGTTTGAGGAAGGGATTCTAATTGTCGGAAGCATTAAAGAAGCTGTGAAATTCGCTAAGAAAATTGATGAAAATGTCTTTATTATCGGTGGTGGAAATATTTACGAACAGACAATAGATATGGCAGACAGGCTGGAGATAACTTTAGTAAAAGCTGATCTTGAAGCTGATACTTTCTTTCCAAAAATCAATGGAAAGGTCTGGAAGAAAGTGGATGAGATCTGCCATGAAAAAGACGAAAAAAATCAATATGATTTTTGCTTTCAGACTTTTGAAAAAATTAAGAGCGAGTAG
- a CDS encoding RluA family pseudouridine synthase, producing MTEDNEDFLDEELLDSNNIDIDEENKGLYEHLNITVDKNQEPLRIDKFLLIYRQNSSRNKISQTCRAGNVVVNGIPVKQNYRVKPGDQISVLLAHPPRENVIIPQDIPINIIYEDDDLAVVDKEPGMVVHPGFGNWDGTLVNALAFHFAKNGEKSDLDRVGLVHRIDKDTSGLLVIAKNEYALSFLAKQFFERKTKRLYWAFVWGNVQEDEGTIKGHIGRHPKNRMQMSVYEDGSHGKHAVTHYKVLERFRYMTWVECKLETGRTHQIRAHFKHIGHTLFNDERYEGHTPLRGVNLPKYKQFIKNVFEILPRHALHAHTLGFIHPTTKQELYFESPMPQDMADAVKKWRKYLEN from the coding sequence ATGACAGAAGATAACGAAGATTTTTTAGATGAAGAATTATTAGATTCCAACAATATTGATATTGATGAGGAAAATAAAGGATTGTATGAGCATCTTAATATCACTGTTGACAAAAACCAGGAGCCTTTAAGAATAGATAAGTTCCTGTTAATTTACAGACAAAATTCTTCACGAAATAAAATTTCTCAAACCTGCAGAGCTGGAAATGTAGTAGTTAATGGAATTCCGGTAAAACAAAATTACAGAGTAAAACCGGGAGATCAGATTTCCGTTCTTCTTGCTCATCCGCCAAGAGAAAATGTAATTATTCCTCAGGATATTCCTATTAATATTATATATGAAGATGATGATTTGGCAGTGGTAGATAAAGAGCCAGGAATGGTGGTACATCCGGGCTTTGGAAATTGGGATGGTACCTTAGTAAATGCTTTGGCATTTCATTTTGCCAAAAATGGAGAAAAATCAGATTTAGATAGAGTAGGGCTTGTACATCGTATTGATAAAGATACCTCAGGACTGTTGGTAATTGCTAAAAACGAATATGCATTAAGCTTCCTCGCAAAACAATTTTTTGAAAGAAAGACCAAGCGATTGTATTGGGCTTTTGTCTGGGGTAATGTACAGGAAGACGAAGGAACCATAAAAGGACATATAGGCAGACATCCTAAGAATAGAATGCAGATGTCGGTTTATGAAGATGGAAGTCATGGGAAGCATGCCGTTACCCATTATAAAGTTCTCGAACGATTCAGATATATGACCTGGGTAGAGTGTAAACTGGAGACCGGAAGAACCCATCAGATCAGAGCTCATTTTAAACATATCGGCCACACTTTATTCAATGATGAAAGATATGAAGGACATACGCCGTTAAGAGGGGTTAATTTACCGAAATATAAGCAGTTTATTAAAAATGTTTTCGAAATTCTTCCTAGACATGCACTTCATGCCCACACTTTAGGATTTATACATCCGACGACAAAACAGGAATTATATTTTGAGAGCCCAATGCCTCAAGATATGGCGGATGCCGTAAAAAAATGGAGAAAATATTTAGAAAACTAA
- a CDS encoding Smr/MutS family protein — protein sequence MKIGDNVSVVDEDLSGVITSVNGNIVVLKDEYGFTHQYPKEKLVPKNSSLYENIKVVKKAEPQKTISKKHQKNALILDLHFHNLVKNPNDYDGFERLFIQKEKLLEVIAFCRKNHIKRLEIVHGIGDGVLQRMVFDVLESQTQLDFYNKEILHHQSGAVMVEFH from the coding sequence ATGAAAATCGGTGATAACGTTTCTGTAGTAGACGAAGATTTAAGCGGAGTAATCACTTCCGTAAATGGAAATATAGTCGTATTAAAAGATGAATACGGTTTTACCCATCAATACCCCAAAGAAAAGCTGGTGCCTAAAAACTCCTCTTTGTATGAAAATATCAAAGTGGTGAAAAAAGCAGAACCCCAAAAAACGATTTCGAAAAAACATCAGAAAAATGCTCTGATCTTAGATTTACATTTCCATAACCTGGTTAAAAACCCCAATGATTATGATGGCTTTGAAAGACTTTTTATTCAAAAGGAAAAGCTCCTGGAAGTGATTGCCTTTTGCAGAAAAAACCATATCAAAAGACTTGAAATTGTTCATGGAATTGGAGATGGTGTTTTACAGAGAATGGTTTTTGACGTTTTGGAAAGTCAAACACAGCTTGATTTTTATAATAAGGAAATACTTCACCATCAATCAGGTGCGGTAATGGTAGAATTTCACTAA
- a CDS encoding DUF3822 family protein: MNVLNLLFTKDGLIYQIARNKSILEEKSYFVTEESPKDFIADKLEEVLIKQRFDEISVISALNHFTLMPEGFSDHEAGYDLIAFNAPVDKENEELMLSLNKKFRAQFYYTFPKDFYKKIKELAVPVHFNFSGEKFLNSINNKNNKEIHINLYHNQCEFFAIDNKKLILYNNLDVNSEVDFLYFIMFTLSKIGFGINETYFYAYGETTENETFISELQKFVKNLKIVFDNIPNKNFILN; this comes from the coding sequence ATGAACGTACTTAATTTACTTTTTACCAAAGATGGATTAATCTACCAGATTGCGAGAAATAAAAGCATTTTGGAAGAAAAATCTTATTTCGTTACTGAAGAGTCTCCAAAAGATTTCATTGCTGACAAATTGGAGGAAGTTTTAATCAAGCAAAGATTTGATGAAATATCTGTTATCTCTGCTCTCAATCACTTTACATTGATGCCGGAAGGATTTTCGGATCATGAGGCCGGATATGACCTGATTGCATTCAATGCACCCGTTGATAAGGAAAATGAAGAGCTGATGCTTTCTCTTAATAAGAAATTCAGAGCACAGTTTTATTACACATTTCCCAAAGATTTCTACAAAAAAATAAAAGAGCTGGCAGTTCCCGTTCATTTCAATTTTTCAGGAGAAAAGTTTCTGAATTCAATTAACAACAAAAACAATAAAGAAATTCACATTAACCTTTATCACAATCAGTGTGAGTTTTTTGCTATTGACAATAAAAAGCTTATCCTATATAATAATCTTGATGTCAATTCGGAAGTTGACTTTCTGTATTTCATTATGTTTACCCTGAGTAAAATTGGTTTTGGAATTAATGAAACCTATTTTTATGCATATGGAGAAACAACCGAAAATGAGACCTTCATCTCTGAATTGCAAAAGTTCGTTAAGAACCTGAAAATTGTATTCGATAATATTCCTAATAAGAATTTCATATTAAATTAG
- the murI gene encoding glutamate racemase, which produces MKTKKQDYSHLSPKQPIGIFDSGVGGLTVAKEIKRLLPNEDLIYFGDTKHLPYGEKSREAIIEYSTKITNFLLEQNCKAIVIACNTATANALNEVMQSVAGKVPVIDVINPVAEKVSYEIHNNVGVIATKATVNSGLYKKSIRKHNKWIKVDELATPLLVPAIEEGFKNHPITHAIIYNYLSNSKLKNIETLILGCTHYPLLIDEIKQYYGNRVRVIDSPNIVANHLKIILDKYNLLNDQNAKPNYHFYLSDLTKNFEKISKKFFGKSIDLELKVL; this is translated from the coding sequence TTGAAAACGAAGAAACAAGACTATTCTCATCTTTCACCCAAACAGCCTATCGGAATTTTTGATAGTGGAGTGGGAGGTTTAACGGTCGCTAAAGAAATAAAAAGACTTCTTCCTAATGAAGATCTCATCTATTTTGGAGATACCAAGCATCTTCCTTACGGTGAGAAATCACGGGAGGCTATTATTGAGTATTCTACAAAAATTACTAATTTTTTGCTGGAGCAAAATTGTAAAGCTATTGTTATTGCCTGTAATACGGCTACGGCGAATGCTTTGAATGAGGTAATGCAGTCGGTTGCCGGAAAAGTGCCGGTGATTGATGTTATTAATCCTGTAGCTGAAAAAGTGTCATATGAAATTCATAATAATGTAGGCGTGATTGCTACTAAAGCCACTGTTAATTCAGGGTTGTATAAAAAGAGCATCCGAAAACATAACAAATGGATTAAAGTAGATGAATTGGCCACGCCTTTATTGGTACCTGCTATTGAAGAAGGATTTAAAAATCATCCTATTACCCATGCTATTATTTACAATTATTTAAGCAATAGTAAATTAAAAAATATTGAAACATTAATTCTGGGATGTACGCATTATCCACTATTGATTGATGAGATTAAGCAGTACTATGGAAACCGTGTACGTGTTATTGATTCCCCTAATATTGTTGCTAATCATTTGAAGATTATTCTGGATAAATATAATCTATTGAATGATCAGAATGCAAAACCCAACTATCATTTTTATCTGTCGGATCTTACCAAAAACTTTGAGAAGATATCTAAGAAGTTTTTTGGGAAAAGTATCGATCTCGAGCTAAAAGTATTATAA